The DNA segment GCTCCCAGTATTGCTATCTAAATTATTGCTGCCCATTTGTTTTTGTAGCTGTACCAGCACCAGCACAATAAAAGGATGAGCTGCCCTGCCATGGCACAACTGCTCTCCAACACTCTGTACTACAAGCGATTCTTCCCATATTATGCTTTCAATGTACTTGGTGGGCTTGATAGTGAAGGTAAGGTGCAgatttttatttatgttttttctccttttccaaTTTATGTTTTATGTGTTTGTTGAAGCATATATATTTCTCTAATAGCTAATAAACACATATCTTATTTTCACAGGGAAAGGATGTGTTTTCACCTATGATGCAGTTGGGTCCTATGAGAGGACCGGCTACAGTGCACAGGGAACAGGATCTGCTTTGATCATGCCAGTGCTGGACAACCAACTAAAATCACCTAGTCCACTATTACTCCCTGCAAGAGTAAGGCACTGAAGTTTTACTAGTTTGTTACCTAGCATGTGCATTATGATTGATCATGTCATGTGATCATCTGGTTGATTTGACATGCAAGTTTATGTGCCACCCAGAAATAAGTGCTCAACTGCTGATTTGAATAGCTCCACTAGTCCTAAGAATATTTCTGATGCGTGCAGGATGCCGTCACACCTTTGTCGGAGACAGAGGCGGTCGATTTAGTGAAGGATGTGTTTGCATCGGCAACTGAGAGGGACATCTACACTGTATGTTTCACCATCTCAGTACTGCAATCCCATCAGTAATGTGTTTCACACCGTCGTATTTGCCACTTTACTGACGCTCGAAGCATGCAAATATTGCAGGGTGATAAGCTGGAGATAGTTGTCATCAACAAAGCTGGGACGAAGCGAGAGTACATCGACCTGAGGAAGGACTAGATCGACGATTATGTTCTTCAGTTACCGCAAATTTGCATCAACAAATTTGCTTCGAACATTCTCCCTGATACGCCAGGGAATCATGCCCTGAACTTGATAGAAACGCTTGTGCTTTCTTGCTTCTATTCTGTACCAGGATTCTCCCAACCTGCTTTGTTGAACTAATCGCTGCcttgatgcaaatgagaccgaACATATTTATTGTCAGAAATATCACAATGGTCGATATGTTGAACTGTGCTTGTGTTTGCTCGATATTCGATATGTTTATTGACTtggtttgtttatttattttagaatggtgGTTCGTTTATTTTTGGACGGATTGGGAAGGCATGTGTTTCAGGACGGACAAAAATAAATCGCCGCTCTACTTGCTGATCTACTTTTACGCTGGCAACTAGCGAGTAGCGACCAGCCGTGCCTGCTTTGAGTACTTTGTTTTAATTCAGCCTAACCATGTTCTTCTGGGTTAATTCATCGTATTGTTATTGACTTATTGTGATGAATTATCTGGTACACGTCTCTAAAGTCTAAACTCAAACTTTCTCACTGTTATAAGCTTTTCTTTAAAGTTCTTTATTTAAactattaaatttattattaaaatagatAATAATTCGTGAAAACAATCCCTGccactgacaagtgggccatACACACGACCGAACCTCTTCGTTTCCCATTCCCAGCGCCGCCGATTACCCGAAGAACGTCACCTACCGCACTTCTACTCGCGCCGCCCCCCAAACACACCACCACCCAACACTATCGGAATTGGTTCGGGAGCAGGTCAAGCaggaggcatggcggcggcggcggcgaagataGCGCCGTCGATGCTCTCGTCGGACTTCGCCAACCTCGCCGCGGAGGCCGACCGCATGGTCCGCCTCGGCGCCGACTGGCTCCACATGGACATCATGGTAACGTGTGCGATCCCCCTCTCGCCTCGCCCCCCACCTTCTGATCCGCGCGAAAGCAGTGGCTCTAGTAGTATCCGGTTTCCCCCCCAAATCTTTTGACCGTGCGTACCCTTTGGTTTGTAGGATGATTTGGTCAGGGTTAGGATTGAGCTTTAGCTTGGAGTTACCATGCACTTATATATGTGCTAAATCGCAGGAATCtgataatatttgttcaaaatgACCTTTTGTTCGACATATCCTGTTTCATGTCTTACTGGAAAGTTAGTGTAGCATAGCTCATAGATGTTCAGAGCAAAGACTATGAGAGAATGTTATGTGTGCGTAAGTTTCTGTCTCTTCATTCTAACAGCCTGGTTTTCATGGTGACAATTTCAGTTAATCCTGATTTCTCTGGTGATCACGTttcacttctttttttccttttcaagaGGATTGTGTGTTATTGATTATGAATCGAAAATGCGAAACTTGGCTTTTGCTGACCTATGGTTTCTTTCTCCATATGCTCTTGCAGGACGGGTGAGTTTATGTATTGCAAACACCAGAATATGATAGATCAATGGCGATTGAAGTGGTGGTGTTGTAGTGCTAAAGAACTAATTCACATATGCAGGCACTTTGTTCCTAATCTTACTATTGGAGCTCCAGTGATTCAGAGCTTGAGGAAGCACACCAAGTATGGTGGTGCTCTTTTACTCACCTTGTTAACTCTTGTTCCTATATGTACCTATAATGCTCACCATTCTGAAATTTTCTAGGGCATATTTGGACTGCCATCTTATGGTGACCAATCCTTCGGATTATGTAGAACCATTAGCAAAAGCTGGTGCCTCAGGTTTCACATTCCATATAGAAGTATCCAGAGGTAAATATATAATTGTTGAGAAGCAGTTAATGGTTTTCCTTGTCTTACGAAAAACCTGGTGCAGACAATTGGCAAGAACTCATCCAAAGTATCAAAGCAAAGGGTATGCGACCGGGTGTATCATTGAGGCCAGGCACTCCTGTGGAGGAAGTTTTTCCCCTGGTAATTGCTCAATATAACTTCTCTAGATCCCATGCTCTATTTCCACACGCAGTTCATAATTATGACATAAATGCCTTTCTTAACATATCCAATAAGTGCTCAAACTGGGAGTAAGCTTATGTTCATTTACACTCGAGCTGCACAATTTGTTTCATTTATAGTTATCCTGTTCTCAGTATCCAGGCATATTCCCTCTGTAGTTCTGAATCTTAACTCTTGAACAGTGATCATGTACCAGTCCTGGTTGCTGTATATTCTGTACCACTCTAGTGGCAATATATTTTGCATGTTATTTCTTTGATTGGTAAATAAGCAAATCCTGTTCTTCCCATGTTCAGGCATAGCTAACTTCCCGTTCACTATATCCAGCATTACATGTCTGTTTTCTGCAGCATGACCTGCATCGAAGATCAAGAGACATTTGTTTAACAAAATAATGATCAGGTCTCAAGATACTTGTGATAAGGAGCTAGCAATTTACTGCCTAACCTTGTTTTCCTA comes from the Oryza glaberrima chromosome 9, OglaRS2, whole genome shotgun sequence genome and includes:
- the LOC127784061 gene encoding proteasome subunit beta type-1, whose product is MSRRGDWVYENNGGTCVAIAGADYCVVAADTRLSVGYNILTRDHSKICELADKCALASSGFQGDIKALHKNLAARELLYQHQHNKRMSCPAMAQLLSNTLYYKRFFPYYAFNVLGGLDSEGKGCVFTYDAVGSYERTGYSAQGTGSALIMPVLDNQLKSPSPLLLPARDAVTPLSETEAVDLVKDVFASATERDIYTGDKLEIVVINKAGTKREYIDLRKD
- the LOC127784062 gene encoding ribulose-phosphate 3-epimerase, cytoplasmic isoform, whose protein sequence is MAAAAAKIAPSMLSSDFANLAAEADRMVRLGADWLHMDIMDGHFVPNLTIGAPVIQSLRKHTKAYLDCHLMVTNPSDYVEPLAKAGASGFTFHIEVSRDNWQELIQSIKAKGMRPGVSLRPGTPVEEVFPLVEAENPVELVLVMTVEPGFGGQKFMPEMMEKVRALRKKYPSLDIEVDGGLGPSTIDVAASAGANCIVAGSSIFGAAEPGEVISALRKSVEGSQNKS